From a region of the Marmota flaviventris isolate mMarFla1 chromosome 13, mMarFla1.hap1, whole genome shotgun sequence genome:
- the LOC114092971 gene encoding olfactory receptor 1Q1-like encodes MGNTSWTSVSHFVLLGISTHREEQIPLFLLFLLMYTINISGNFALIMLIISAPHLHIPMYIFLSHLALADICFTSTTVPKMLQNIFSPTKAISYMGCLAQTYFFICFAAMENFLLAVMAYDRYIAICHPLRYPLILTGRLCAQMVAVCHVLSHLHALLHTFLMGQLAFCADNRIPHFFCDLYPLMKISCTSTYLNTLMIQTEGVIVIIGALAFIIASYACVISAVLQIPSANGKWRSFSTCGSHLSVVAIFYGTLTWVYFRPLSSYSVTKGRIVTVMYTVVTPMLNPFIYSLRNGDIKGSFRKWMRLFSFDKTPKHSSEF; translated from the coding sequence ATGGGCAACACCAGCTGGACCAGTGTGTCACATTTTGTTCTCTTGGGTATTTCTACTCACCGAGAAGAACAGATCccactcttccttctttttctactcATGTACACAATCAACATTTCTGGCAATTTTGCACTCATCATGCTTATTATCTCTGCTCCTCACCTCCACATCCCCATGTACATCTTCCTCAGTCACTTGGCCTTGGCAGACATCTGCTTCACCTCCACCACAGTCCCCAAGATGCTGCAGAATATATTTTCCCCTACAAAGGCCATTTCCTACATGGGCTGCTTAGCCCAGacatatttcttcatttgctttGCAGCCATGGAAAACTTCCTCTTggctgtgatggcctatgacagGTACATTGCCATCTGCCACCCGCTCCGCTACCCCCTGATCCTGACAGGAAGGCTGTGTGCACAGATGGTGGCTGTGTGCCACGTCCTCTCCCACCTTCATGCCCTGCTGCACACCTTTCTCATGGGCCAGTTGGCCTTCTGTGCAGATAATAGGATCCCCCACTTCTTCTGTGACCTCTACCCTCTGATGAAGATCTCCTGCACCAGCACCTACCTTAACACCTTGATGATCCAGACAGAAGGTGTGATTGTCATCATTGGAGCTCTGGCCTTCATCATTGCCTCCTATGCCTGTGTCATTTCAGCGGTCCTCCAGATCCCCTCAGCCAATGGCAAGTGGAGATCCTTTTCTACCTGTGGCTCTCACCTCTCTGTGGTGGCCATATTTTATGGAACCCTCACATGGGTCTACTTCCGGCCCCTTTCCAGCTATTCGGTGACTAAGGGTCGCATTGTGACAGTCATGTACACTGTGGTGactcccatgctgaaccccttcatctataGCCTGAGGAATGGTGATATCAAGGGAAGTTTCCGGAAATGGATGAGACTTTTTTCTTTCGATAAAACCCCAAAACACAGTTCTGAGTTTTAA